The proteins below are encoded in one region of Halorarum halophilum:
- a CDS encoding phosphoribosyltransferase, whose amino-acid sequence MFRDRTDAGEKLARLLRDRGVRADLVLAIPRGGLPIGRPVADALDAPLDVAVAKKLGAPGNPELAIGAAASDGSLWLNEDAIDQLGVPDGYVERERRRAAETAREKEDAYREGDPPDVAGRSVVLVDDGVATGATVNACLRMLAERGAEHIVLAVPVGPPNARERLVGDADEVVVLESPPRFRAVGQFYERFDQVSDEEAMSYLDR is encoded by the coding sequence ATGTTCCGCGACAGGACCGACGCGGGCGAGAAACTCGCACGGCTGCTCCGGGACCGAGGGGTCCGCGCGGACCTCGTGCTGGCGATCCCGCGGGGCGGGCTTCCGATCGGGCGGCCGGTCGCGGACGCCCTCGACGCGCCGCTGGACGTCGCCGTGGCGAAGAAACTGGGCGCGCCGGGGAACCCGGAGTTGGCCATCGGCGCCGCCGCGTCGGACGGGAGCCTCTGGCTGAACGAGGACGCGATCGACCAGCTCGGGGTTCCCGACGGCTACGTCGAGCGGGAGCGCCGGAGGGCCGCCGAGACCGCCCGGGAGAAGGAGGACGCCTACCGGGAGGGCGACCCGCCGGACGTGGCCGGCAGGTCCGTCGTGCTCGTCGACGACGGCGTCGCGACGGGGGCGACCGTCAACGCCTGCCTCCGGATGCTCGCGGAGCGCGGCGCCGAGCACATCGTGCTCGCGGTGCCGGTCGGCCCGCCGAACGCGCGCGAGCGACTGGTCGGCGACGCCGACGAGGTCGTGGTGCTCGAATCACCCCCTCGATTCCGGGCGGTCGGCCAGTTCTACGAGCGGTTCGATCAGGTCTCGGACGAGGAGGCGATGTCGTATCTCGACCGGTAA
- a CDS encoding Cdc6/Cdc18 family protein, which translates to MGSNSIFEDDVEIIRDADLFTEEHTPEEILCRDDVMQNYVNALKPVYKGRPPRNAFLYGDTGVGKTAATKYLLRELESDIRERNADRPADDQRTFTHVRINCQNIAPSDGTASSYQVAIALVNEFRDDQIASTGYASREVYSMLYEELDDIGGTVLIVLDEVDRVGESDTLLYDLPRARDIGYVEDTRIGLIGISNDYTFRSNLSPKVRDTLCETEIKFPAYSADELEEIIAARANNALHDETYDKEVLSLCAALAMRNSSGSARRAMDLLKQAAEHAENVGNMPIQPDDVYAAKEELDYGDMVESIIDQDQHKQLIIDAVARLEADGRTPVRTKAIHAIYEQLASAAGDDPLSQRGMYNHLTRLDMLGFLQSFQNNEGLRGGQYNTYELSEALTVRQVKDAIDSSDLPTNDVELELDNILVRAGLSED; encoded by the coding sequence ATGGGGTCGAACTCCATCTTCGAGGACGACGTCGAGATCATCCGCGACGCCGACCTCTTCACGGAGGAGCACACCCCCGAGGAGATCCTCTGCCGCGACGACGTGATGCAGAACTACGTGAACGCGCTGAAGCCGGTGTACAAGGGCCGGCCGCCGCGGAACGCGTTCCTCTACGGGGACACGGGTGTCGGGAAGACGGCCGCGACGAAGTACCTGCTCCGAGAACTCGAGTCGGACATCCGCGAGCGCAACGCCGACCGGCCGGCCGACGACCAGCGGACGTTCACGCACGTCCGGATCAACTGCCAGAACATCGCCCCCTCGGACGGGACGGCCTCCTCGTACCAGGTGGCGATCGCTCTCGTCAACGAGTTCCGCGACGACCAGATCGCCTCGACGGGGTACGCCTCCCGAGAGGTGTACTCGATGCTGTACGAGGAACTGGACGACATCGGCGGTACGGTGCTCATCGTGCTCGACGAGGTCGACCGGGTGGGCGAGAGCGACACGCTGCTGTACGACCTTCCGCGGGCCCGCGACATCGGCTACGTCGAGGACACCCGGATCGGGCTCATCGGCATCAGCAACGACTACACGTTCCGCTCGAACCTCTCGCCGAAGGTGCGCGATACGCTGTGCGAGACGGAGATCAAGTTCCCCGCCTACAGCGCCGACGAGCTGGAGGAGATCATCGCGGCCCGCGCGAACAACGCGCTCCACGACGAGACGTACGACAAGGAGGTGCTGTCGCTGTGCGCGGCGCTCGCGATGCGGAACTCCTCCGGGAGCGCCCGCCGCGCGATGGACCTCCTGAAGCAGGCGGCCGAACACGCCGAGAACGTGGGCAACATGCCGATCCAACCGGACGACGTGTACGCCGCCAAGGAGGAGCTCGACTACGGCGACATGGTCGAGTCCATCATCGACCAGGACCAGCACAAGCAGCTCATCATCGACGCCGTCGCGAGGCTCGAGGCGGACGGCCGCACCCCGGTCCGGACGAAGGCGATCCACGCCATCTACGAGCAGCTCGCCTCCGCCGCCGGCGACGACCCGCTGAGCCAGCGCGGGATGTACAATCACCTCACCCGGCTCGACATGCTCGGCTTCCTCCAGTCGTTCCAGAACAACGAGGGGCTGCGGGGCGGCCAGTACAACACGTACGAACTGTCCGAAGCGCTCACCGTCCGCCAGGTGAAGGACGCCATCGACAGCTCCGACCTCCCGACGAACGACGTCGAACTCGAACTCGACAACATCCTCGTCCGCGCCGGCCTCTCCGAGGACTGA
- a CDS encoding helix-turn-helix domain-containing protein — MTTVRIHLSIPLLGDSFATVTDASGHLVDIGRLDGATYRLLVRVPLADGEALEAAFGEDETVVAWTSLASGRSDHLYRVRVGADRLAVRAYRHALRLDGYLIGARVDAGGWDFRLLFPDRVAVSTFARRCDADGMEPTVQALSDAEECHAAPTYDLTSVQAETLRAAVECGYFDVPRRVTLETLADDLDVSKQAVSERLRRGLRSLLSDTVAAPVQSDRELR, encoded by the coding sequence ATGACGACCGTCCGCATCCACCTGTCGATCCCGCTGCTCGGCGACTCGTTCGCGACGGTCACCGACGCGAGCGGCCACCTCGTCGACATCGGTCGACTCGACGGGGCGACGTATCGGCTCCTGGTGCGCGTCCCGCTGGCGGACGGCGAGGCGCTGGAGGCGGCGTTCGGCGAGGACGAGACCGTCGTCGCCTGGACGAGCCTCGCGAGCGGGCGCAGCGACCACCTCTACCGCGTCCGCGTCGGCGCCGATCGGCTCGCGGTGCGCGCGTACCGCCACGCTCTCCGGCTCGACGGCTACCTGATCGGCGCGCGTGTCGACGCCGGTGGCTGGGATTTCCGGCTCCTGTTCCCCGACAGGGTAGCCGTCTCGACGTTCGCCCGCCGATGCGACGCGGACGGGATGGAACCGACGGTGCAGGCGCTCAGCGACGCCGAGGAGTGTCACGCCGCCCCGACATACGATCTCACCAGCGTACAGGCGGAGACGCTCCGGGCCGCCGTGGAGTGCGGCTACTTCGACGTTCCCCGACGCGTCACGCTCGAGACCCTCGCCGACGATCTCGACGTCTCGAAGCAAGCCGTCTCCGAACGGCTTCGCCGCGGCCTCCGCAGCCTCCTCTCCGACACCGTGGCCGCCCCGGTCCAATCCGACCGGGAGCTCCGCTAG